The proteins below come from a single Papaver somniferum cultivar HN1 chromosome 11, ASM357369v1, whole genome shotgun sequence genomic window:
- the LOC113325240 gene encoding putative F-box/FBD/LRR-repeat protein At5g44960, whose amino-acid sequence MKRKRGGKRGGRGRGSSIKEDEIRKCEGSSIDEDASRKCEGLSIQEDEISEEFSIDENDRISKLPDELIHHILSFMDMIFAVKTCVCSKKWNYMVTSLPTLKLDYSLQKYGHEYDEFNIELVSKALESRNKYIQRLHINLPYEYERPIHSWIQAALEANVEDICISHTSEKIQIPDGTFSSDSLKKLTLVIPRIPIDLSKSSDLPSLVYLKLDYIPSADGEEINKLVASCPVIEYLDLMLRNPITYHGGIKIRSPTLKHLKIRKHEGRTSLSLYAPKLVSLFFESATNNVYLEDVSSLVNATIATKEDRHHGVSHYGASSLSNATMVAKEDGGDDMSTDLTPQRTSLEVLRNVQCLTISVPLLQDIPGLPEFLEHKDHVPEQFDNLRDLKLLQVDFSWSTSVFMIATFLSMSPNIESLILELARYRDWESASNQDELLMIELETLSVMFTLNKLKMVKVSNFQGSAIEMKLLKILLTKADVLEKFRIHCKPVERLSDASVRGNIFDDLTDLRKKLDLPSVAIFLDVQEARRDFA is encoded by the exons ATGAAGAGAAAACGCGGGGGGAAACGTGGGGGGAGAGGCAGGGGATCATCGATCAAAGAAGACGAGATCAGAAAGTGCGAGGGATCATCGATTGACGAAGACGCGAGCAGAAAGTGCGAGGGATTATCGATTCAAGAAGACGAGATCAGCGAGGAATTTTCGATTGATGAAAACGACAGGATCAGTAAGTTACCAGATGAATTAATTCATCACATACTTTCTTTCATGGATATGATATTTGCTGTTAAAACTTGTGTTTGCTCGAAAAAATGGAATTATATGGTGACTTCTCTCCCAACATTAAAGCTGGATTATTCTTTGCAAAAATATGGTCATGAATATGATGAGTTTAACATCGAATTAGTCAGCAAGGCACTGGAATCCCGTAATAAGTATATTCAACGGTTACATATTAACCTTCCTTATGAATATGAGCGTCCGATTCATAGCTGGATACAAGCTGCATTAGAAGCTAACGTCGAAGATATTTGTATTTCTCACACCAGTGAGAAAATTCAGATTCCGGACGGTACGTTTTCCTCTGATTCATTGAAAAAGTTGACACTTGTGATCCCTCGTATACCGATTGATCTATCCAAGTCATCGGATTTACCTAGTCTTGTATATCTGAAACTTGATTATATTCCATCTGCGGATGGAGAGGAAATAAATAAGTTAGTAGCAAGTTGTCCTGTTATTGAATATCTGGATTTAATGTTACGTAATCCTATTACTTATCATGGTGGTATTAAAATCCGTTCTCCTACGCTGAAGCACTTAAAGATTCGTAAACATGAAGGAAGAACTTCGCTGAGTTTATATGCCCCAAAACTTGTATCCTTATTCTTTGAATCAGCTACAAACAACGTTTATCTGGAAGATGTTTCTTCCCTAGTGAATGCGACAATTGCTACAAAGGAGGACAGGCATCATGGTGTTTCGCATTATGGTGCTTCTTCCCTATCCAATGCGACAATGGTTGCAAAAGAGGACGGAGGTGATGATATGTCTACAGATCTTACACCTCAGAGAACGTCTCTGGAAGTGCTTCGTAACGTGCAATGTCTAACAATATCGGTTCCACTACTCCAG GATATCCCGGGACTTCCAGAGTTCCTAGAACATAAAGATCATGTACCTGAGCAGTTCGATAATCTGCGGGATTTAAAGTTGCTCCAAGTTGATTTTTCATGGAGCACTTCCGTTTTTATGATAGCCACCTTTCTCTCGATGTCCCCAAATATTGAATCACTTATCTTGGAACTTGCTAGATATCGCGATTGGGAATCAGCTTCAAATCAAGATGAG CTGCTGATGATAGAATTAGAGACGTTGTCTGTGATGTTCACGCTGAATAAGCTCAAGATGGTCAAGGTTTCTAACTTTCAAGGAAGCGCTATAGAAATGAAGCTTCTTAAAATTTTGTTGACGAAGGCGGACGTTCTGGAAAAATTCCGTATCCACTGCAAACCAGTGGAAAGACTTTCGGATGCTTCTGTACGTGGGAATATTTTCGATGACCTTACTGATTTGCGAAAGAAATTGGACCTTCCGAGTGTCGCAATATTCCTAGATGTACAGGAAGCTAGACGAGACTTCGCCTAG